In Synergistaceae bacterium, the genomic window ACCCAAGTTACTAGCGTGAGCGCCATACTTCATGGTTTTCAGGTCCTCCAACATGAGGTCGTTCACGAGATAAGTTCCGCCCGTAACCGGTTTCATCAAACCCCCTCGCCCCACCACGGCGGCGAAGTCCCGGACCTGAACGCCCCTGGCGTTAAGGACCTTCAGGATTTCATCGTAACGGAATTGCTCTTGCTTCATAATGTTTTCAAAACAATCAATCACGTTTGTTTCGTAACGTTGAGTGTCCATCCACAGACACATCGCGTCTTCATAGAACGCGATTTTCGTGCTGGTCGAGCCTGGATTGATGACGAAAATCTTCATCAGGAAAACCTCATGAATGGTGGGCCATCATCACGGCGGCAGCGATAGAAAGCAATTTGGCCCGCGGGGAATCCGCGCGGCTGGTGAGGACGACGGGGGCCGCCGCCCCGACAATGAGCCCTGCCGTGTCATTTTTGGAGAAATAGACGATAGCTTTCGCTAGCATATTGCCGGAGTCGATGTGAGGAACCAGCAATATATCGGCTTTGCCCGCCACGGGCGATTGAATCTTCTTGATTTTCGCGGCTTCCTCGTTGATGGCGTTGTCCAGAGCCAAAGGTCCATCCACAACGCAGTTCTTGATCTGCCCTCGCTGATTCATTTGCGCTAAGGCCGCGGCGTCCAGCGTGCAAGGCATGTCAGGATTTACGACCTCCACAGCGGCGAGACAGGCGACTTTGGGACATTCCACGCCTAGAGCCCGGGCGAAATTCACGGTGTTCTGAAGTATGTCAGCTTTTTGTTTCAGATCGGGATAGGTGTTAAATGCGGCGTCGCTGATAAAAATGATACGGTCATAGCCCTCAATTTCGTGAAAATAACAATGGGAAATGACTTTGCCGCTACGCAGACCCACCTCTTTGTTCAACATACCACGCAGGAAATGATCGGTGTGAAGCTGTCCCTTCATGTAGATGTCCGCGCGTTTGGAGGAAACCTCCGCCACGGCCACAAGTCCGCACTTGGATTCATTTTTCTCGTCGATGAGGGTATAATCGCCCTCCCGGGCCCCCGCTTCTGCGATGCAGGCCCTGACCTTCGCCGCGTCTCCCACCAACGTGGCCTCGATCAGCCCGGCCTGACGCGCTCCTTCAATTGCCGAAATCAATCCCGCATCCTCCGCCATCGCCACGGATACGCGCTTCTTGCCTTTAGTCACACCGAGTTTTCGAGCTTCTTCAATCATCTGGGAAAGCGAACGGAT contains:
- a CDS encoding bifunctional enoyl-CoA hydratase/phosphate acetyltransferase produces the protein MEQIRSLSQMIEEARKLGVTKGKKRVSVAMAEDAGLISAIEGARQAGLIEATLVGDAAKVRACIAEAGAREGDYTLIDEKNESKCGLVAVAEVSSKRADIYMKGQLHTDHFLRGMLNKEVGLRSGKVISHCYFHEIEGYDRIIFISDAAFNTYPDLKQKADILQNTVNFARALGVECPKVACLAAVEVVNPDMPCTLDAAALAQMNQRGQIKNCVVDGPLALDNAINEEAAKIKKIQSPVAGKADILLVPHIDSGNMLAKAIVYFSKNDTAGLIVGAAAPVVLTSRADSPRAKLLSIAAAVMMAHHS